DNA sequence from the Marinilongibacter aquaticus genome:
ATTGTGGTGTGCTCATAAAGTTCCTTTGCATCGCCCAATATTTGTTGATAAGCCGCTTGTTCATTCAATTCGATTGTGCCTTTCATCGGAAATGAAGCGATTTTCCCTTCACCATCAATTTGGACAAAAGTTTCTGGAGAGAAACAAAGGAAGCGGTCTTTAAAATGCAATTTATATTTGGCCTTTGAGAAGCGGTACAGATCATCCAAAGACCAATTCAATTCAATGGGCGTTTCTACCGTTAGATTGGCCAAAAAGCTGTTGCCAAACAGAATATTGCCCTTTACAAAATCAAACGCATTGCGGTATCGTTCAAACGAAATCGGATCGGTGGCAATTTGCAAAGTCTCCAATTCTTTGGGTTTTGAGCGAACATGGTTATCCAAAGCCAAAAAGCCGTCATCCACCTCAAATTCGAATTCTTCTGGCGACAAATCCTCCAGTTTTCGAATCAAGGGCTTTTCCATTTCATAATCGATCAAAAACAAAAAGGCCGTGCGTTCACGGCCCAATTGGTTCATCTGCGATATAAATTCTTCGGATAAATGCATT
Encoded proteins:
- a CDS encoding aminodeoxychorismate synthase component I, with product MHLSEEFISQMNQLGRERTAFLFLIDYEMEKPLIRKLEDLSPEEFEFEVDDGFLALDNHVRSKPKELETLQIATDPISFERYRNAFDFVKGNILFGNSFLANLTVETPIELNWSLDDLYRFSKAKYKLHFKDRFLCFSPETFVQIDGEGKIASFPMKGTIELNEQAAYQQILGDAKELYEHTTIVDLIRNDLSKVAQKVWVERFRFVDEIQRQGRPPLLQVSSEICGQLESRWPEQIGDIFNAMLPAGSITGAPKPKTTEIISTAEKTTYLEKKRGYYSGVFGVFDGQCLSSSVLIRFIENRQGNLFFKSGGGITSRSSAEKEYQEVLSKIYVPLF